One genomic window of Candidatus Pseudobacter hemicellulosilyticus includes the following:
- a CDS encoding glycogen synthase: MEILHVSAECYPVAKAGGLGDVVGALPKYLNNQGHIAKVVIPMYRTKFLYANEWEVVHKGYSNLGNWFFEFTVIKEKHNVLGFDLYLVDINGLLDREKVYGYDDDTERFVGFQIAVLDWVNAWRHRPDVIHVHDHHTALIPFMMKHCYRYQSLAGIPSVLTIHNAQYQGWMGWDKSIYIPQWDTWKWGLLEWNNTINPLACGIRSAWKVTTVSPSYMEELRYMSNGLEPLFEYEKGKCIGILNGIDAKVWDPATDEYLINHYDIATLEAGKLQNKMALCEQFGLDPDKPLISFIGRLVGEKGADLLPRVIGDSFFHIGRRMNFLMLGTGFPEVEAGLQALKPLSQYDYNVFIGYNEGLSHTIYAGSDFLLMPSRVEPCGLNQLYSMRYGTIPMVRRTGGLKDTVIDFGETDGYGICYNYTEVGDITHAVWRATELYQDKEKMRQVRRRMMALDFSWENSVQQYVDVYAALLGPTR, from the coding sequence ATGGAAATTTTACATGTCAGCGCAGAGTGTTACCCCGTAGCAAAGGCAGGCGGATTGGGAGATGTAGTAGGGGCTCTGCCAAAATACCTCAACAACCAGGGTCATATAGCCAAAGTGGTCATACCTATGTACCGCACCAAATTCCTATACGCCAATGAATGGGAAGTGGTGCATAAGGGCTACAGTAACCTGGGCAACTGGTTCTTTGAATTCACGGTTATCAAGGAAAAACACAATGTCCTCGGCTTTGACCTCTACCTGGTGGATATCAACGGCCTGCTGGACAGGGAAAAAGTATATGGTTACGATGACGACACAGAACGTTTCGTTGGTTTCCAGATTGCAGTGCTGGACTGGGTCAACGCCTGGCGTCACCGCCCGGATGTGATCCATGTGCATGACCACCACACGGCACTGATCCCATTCATGATGAAGCACTGCTACCGCTACCAGTCGCTGGCCGGCATTCCTTCCGTGCTCACCATCCACAATGCCCAGTACCAGGGCTGGATGGGCTGGGATAAAAGCATCTATATTCCCCAGTGGGATACCTGGAAATGGGGCCTGCTGGAATGGAACAATACCATCAACCCGCTGGCCTGCGGTATTCGCTCCGCCTGGAAAGTGACCACCGTCAGTCCCAGCTATATGGAAGAGCTCCGGTACATGAGCAATGGCCTGGAACCCCTCTTTGAATATGAAAAAGGGAAATGTATAGGCATACTAAACGGCATCGATGCCAAAGTCTGGGACCCTGCCACCGATGAATACCTGATCAACCATTATGACATAGCCACCTTGGAAGCAGGCAAACTGCAGAACAAGATGGCCCTCTGTGAGCAGTTCGGGCTGGACCCGGACAAGCCGTTGATCAGCTTTATCGGCAGGCTGGTAGGAGAGAAGGGGGCCGATCTGCTGCCCCGGGTCATCGGTGACTCTTTTTTCCATATCGGCCGGCGCATGAACTTTCTCATGCTCGGCACCGGCTTTCCCGAAGTGGAAGCCGGCCTGCAGGCGCTGAAGCCCCTGTCACAATACGATTACAACGTCTTCATCGGATACAATGAAGGCCTGAGCCATACCATCTACGCAGGGTCAGATTTCCTGCTCATGCCCTCCAGGGTAGAGCCCTGCGGCCTCAACCAGCTATATTCCATGCGCTATGGTACCATCCCCATGGTGCGCAGGACCGGCGGGTTGAAGGATACCGTGATTGATTTCGGGGAAACAGATGGTTATGGTATCTGTTACAATTATACCGAAGTGGGGGATATCACCCACGCTGTATGGCGGGCAACAGAATTGTATCAGGACAAAGAGAAAATGAGGCAGGTCAGGCGCCGGATGATGGCGCTCGACTTCAGCTGGGAGAACAGTGTGCAGCAATACGTGGATGTATATGCCGCCCTCCTGGGACCTACCCGCTGA
- a CDS encoding NAD(P)H-hydrate dehydratase — translation MQILTAEQIRAWDQYTITQEPVASIDLMERAATACVDWLLDNDYKDHSFQVFCGKGNNGGDGLVIARLLAGTGHAVTVSILEFGHLGTPDFQANLARIHATPHVQVRFISSEETLTPIPDEAIVIDALLGSGLNRPLEGLTAAVVSHINQSGNTVIAIDMPTGLFADSSSKGNTVVIADHTLAFQCFKPAFLVAENSQWIGELSILDIGLLPDFLLTQPAGYQWIDQPLVQAILQPRNKFAHKGNFGHAALVAGSKGMMGAAVLAARSCLRSGTGKLTCHIPEAGYTILQLAAPEAMCKVEGGDHLETIGALEAYSAVGIGPGWGQQESHASLLSSILQKVKGPLVIDADGLNTLARNPDLLQQLPPQTILTPHVGELERLFGKCTNDFERIQRTLEQAAAHQVTIILKGAYSLVATPGGLAWFNSTGNPGMATGGTGDVLTGLLTGLLAQGYIPEQAAILAVYLHGLAGDLAAEDLSEQSLLAGDLIDYLPHAFLELAAGRP, via the coding sequence ATGCAGATCCTCACTGCCGAACAGATCAGGGCCTGGGACCAGTACACAATAACACAGGAACCTGTTGCCAGCATCGACCTGATGGAAAGGGCCGCCACCGCCTGTGTGGACTGGCTCCTCGACAACGACTACAAGGACCACTCCTTCCAGGTTTTCTGCGGCAAAGGCAATAATGGCGGCGATGGGCTGGTGATTGCCCGGCTGCTGGCAGGTACCGGGCATGCGGTTACCGTTTCCATACTGGAATTTGGCCACCTGGGCACGCCGGATTTCCAGGCCAACCTGGCCCGGATCCATGCTACCCCACATGTGCAGGTCCGCTTTATTTCTTCGGAAGAAACCCTCACCCCTATCCCGGACGAGGCTATTGTTATTGACGCGCTGCTGGGCTCCGGCCTTAACCGGCCGCTGGAAGGGCTGACTGCCGCCGTGGTCAGCCATATCAACCAGTCCGGCAATACCGTCATCGCTATAGATATGCCCACCGGTCTTTTTGCCGACAGCAGCTCCAAAGGCAATACCGTGGTCATTGCAGATCATACCCTGGCCTTCCAGTGTTTTAAGCCTGCCTTCCTGGTGGCCGAGAACAGCCAGTGGATTGGCGAACTGAGCATCCTGGACATTGGACTGCTTCCTGATTTCCTGCTCACCCAGCCGGCGGGTTACCAATGGATAGACCAGCCCCTGGTGCAGGCCATCCTGCAGCCCCGCAACAAATTTGCCCACAAGGGAAATTTCGGTCATGCAGCACTGGTAGCCGGCAGTAAAGGCATGATGGGCGCCGCCGTCCTGGCTGCCCGCTCCTGCCTGCGCAGCGGTACCGGGAAACTCACCTGCCATATTCCTGAAGCCGGCTATACCATCCTGCAACTGGCGGCCCCCGAGGCCATGTGCAAAGTGGAAGGCGGAGATCACCTGGAGACTATCGGGGCATTGGAGGCTTACTCAGCTGTAGGTATCGGTCCTGGATGGGGACAACAGGAAAGTCATGCCTCCTTATTAAGCAGCATCCTGCAAAAAGTGAAAGGTCCGCTGGTGATTGATGCCGATGGCCTCAATACCCTGGCCAGGAACCCGGACCTGCTGCAACAGCTGCCTCCGCAGACCATTCTTACCCCGCATGTGGGTGAGCTGGAGCGGCTGTTTGGCAAATGCACCAACGATTTTGAACGTATACAGCGGACGCTGGAGCAGGCGGCAGCCCATCAAGTGACCATTATCCTTAAAGGGGCTTATTCGCTGGTGGCTACCCCCGGTGGACTGGCCTGGTTCAACAGCACCGGTAACCCCGGCATGGCTACCGGCGGTACCGGGGATGTGCTGACAGGCCTGCTGACGGGCCTGCTGGCCCAGGGGTATATCCCCGAACAGGCGGCCATCCTGGCGGTCTACCTGCATGGCCTGGCGGGGGATCTGGCCGCGGAGGACCTGTCGGAACAGTCCCTGCTGGCAGGCGATCTCATTGATTACCTGCCCCATGCCTTCCTGGAACTGGCTGCCGGCCGGCCCTGA
- a CDS encoding Txe/YoeB family addiction module toxin, with protein sequence MELVWQTHAWSDYLYWQVQDKKILQRINELIRDTLRSPFKGLGKPEPLKGDLSGCWSRRISDEHRLVYAVKDKKLHILQCRFHY encoded by the coding sequence ATGGAATTAGTCTGGCAGACGCATGCCTGGTCGGATTATCTGTACTGGCAGGTGCAGGACAAAAAAATACTGCAGCGCATCAATGAACTGATCAGAGATACGCTGCGTTCCCCATTTAAAGGGCTTGGCAAACCAGAGCCGCTGAAAGGCGACCTGTCCGGTTGCTGGAGCCGCCGCATCAGTGATGAGCATCGCCTGGTATATGCTGTTAAGGACAAAAAGCTGCATATCCTGCAATGCAGGTTTCACTATTAG
- a CDS encoding tetratricopeptide repeat protein produces the protein MRKYLIVWLSVICVTVCNAQDKDSATFYHQKGLTEKEARRYREAEKHFLRSLEFSAGNKQTLTALGDVLIEQNRYAEARVQFQKAEKIDPADPYIIEKLAHLSVNMRAWDDVIRYAGEMKKRKIGQPVNFIMAKAYYEQENYGEALKYCEYAFKDHPNNAEIPYIAGRCFIEMSNYKRAAGCYEQAIERDSTRVNWMYEAGLTYYAIPDDKKAIYWFEKAAAKGYKQTNDFLENLGSAYMNVGDIEKGAGYLKQVLARKPNDKELMYDIADAYYKSGKYQEAIDQWDQVLAVDKENANALFMIGMSYIKKGEKQKGQQLCDKAIEMDPSLKNNRQERKMPGGM, from the coding sequence ATGCGAAAGTACCTGATCGTGTGGCTATCTGTTATTTGTGTGACCGTATGCAACGCACAAGATAAAGACAGTGCCACCTTCTACCACCAGAAAGGCCTGACAGAAAAGGAGGCCCGCCGCTACCGCGAAGCTGAAAAACATTTCCTCCGCTCACTTGAATTTTCCGCCGGCAATAAGCAGACACTGACCGCCCTGGGCGATGTGCTGATTGAACAGAACCGCTATGCCGAAGCCCGTGTACAGTTCCAGAAAGCAGAAAAGATTGATCCTGCCGATCCCTACATCATTGAAAAGCTGGCCCATCTCTCCGTGAATATGCGGGCCTGGGATGATGTGATCAGGTATGCCGGGGAGATGAAAAAAAGAAAGATCGGGCAGCCCGTCAACTTCATCATGGCTAAAGCCTATTATGAACAGGAGAACTATGGCGAAGCCCTCAAATACTGCGAGTACGCTTTCAAGGACCATCCCAACAATGCAGAGATCCCCTATATTGCCGGCCGCTGCTTTATTGAAATGAGCAATTATAAAAGAGCCGCCGGCTGTTACGAGCAGGCCATTGAACGGGATTCCACCCGTGTCAACTGGATGTATGAAGCCGGGCTGACCTACTACGCTATCCCCGATGATAAAAAAGCCATCTACTGGTTTGAGAAGGCCGCCGCCAAAGGCTATAAACAGACCAACGATTTCCTGGAGAACCTGGGCAGCGCCTATATGAACGTGGGCGACATTGAAAAGGGGGCCGGATACCTGAAGCAGGTGCTGGCACGCAAACCGAACGACAAGGAACTGATGTATGATATTGCCGACGCCTACTACAAGTCCGGCAAATACCAGGAAGCTATTGACCAGTGGGACCAGGTGCTGGCCGTTGATAAAGAAAATGCCAACGCCCTTTTTATGATCGGCATGTCCTACATCAAAAAAGGGGAAAAACAGAAGGGCCAGCAGCTGTGCGACAAGGCCATTGAAATGGATCCTTCCCTCAAGAATAACCGCCAGGAACGCAAGATGCCGGGAGGCATGTAG
- a CDS encoding T9SS type A sorting domain-containing protein, protein MNKLYLFARTTLPVLTLLLFSTLAKADAVVTNTNASGAGSLAEAITTCNTTPGADVISFAIPGTGPFTIDLTTALPVISGPLFIDGYSQSGAIAGSISGRTILININGSGLPGGSDVFTISSPDVSIAGLAVYSSPRYAVNMLQGANNVHIWGNYFGTNASGTATGLGNGSAAIVSNLGNFGANFNQGVIIGIGNDGINDADDINEGNLIVASGGGEGDGITLWNTRTSTVAGNIIGLNKNADATTGFGNARNGILITVQASGNTIGTNGNGASDALEGNIIGFSGQRGIVVLQSDDNIIAGNLIGLGLADVPAANTQQGIYLLNSSGTRIGTDGLGDNSAEGNTICFNGIGGILVSSESFGGFDGDCNDNVIAGNAIGTNQAATLNGGNLGYGIYFARSNPGYTVNNNLVGSNYDGLGDPDERNLIHNNTGNGIATDGSVDAVSLVNNQFSANSFANNGGLGIDLGNNSVTINDDGDGDVGPNGYFNAPVITSVQLTGSNDLVIEGFSRPNSVIEFYIADAGPNQPAGFLKDFGEGQTLIVRVQDDGSLDVPDENIGGTGTYDGTMEGSGAGGTRSEAAFRFTIPSFLFPAGATINASTRITALAFASATTPSSTSEFSGVATIVVTPVTLLDFSAQLNNKNVLVKWRTTNEVNNSHFEVLKSTDGSLYTSIGTVLPQSGTVNEYSFLDAGITAPVNYYRLKQVDIDGRSTLSKILSVRADLGTLVAKATPNPFSSFLNLSYQLKRTEPLRLRLFNLAGVPLRTYTLKGAAGVNTMQLTDLDNLPKGVYILELSGEQLQFRQQLIKQ, encoded by the coding sequence ATGAACAAACTTTACTTGTTTGCCAGGACAACTTTGCCTGTACTTACACTCTTGTTATTTTCCACCTTAGCCAAAGCAGACGCAGTAGTTACCAATACCAATGCCAGTGGCGCCGGCTCCCTGGCGGAGGCTATCACTACCTGTAATACTACGCCTGGTGCAGACGTCATCAGCTTTGCTATCCCCGGTACGGGACCTTTTACCATTGATCTGACCACTGCCCTGCCTGTTATTTCAGGCCCCCTCTTTATTGATGGGTATTCACAGTCTGGCGCAATCGCCGGCAGCATCAGCGGCCGTACCATTCTTATCAATATCAATGGCAGCGGTCTGCCTGGCGGCTCAGATGTCTTTACTATCAGTTCTCCCGATGTCAGCATTGCGGGACTGGCTGTTTACAGTTCGCCCCGCTATGCCGTCAACATGCTGCAGGGCGCCAATAACGTGCATATATGGGGGAACTATTTTGGCACCAATGCCAGCGGAACTGCTACCGGCCTCGGTAATGGCTCTGCCGCCATTGTCTCCAACCTCGGCAATTTCGGCGCAAATTTTAACCAGGGGGTAATCATTGGTATCGGGAACGATGGCATCAATGATGCTGATGATATCAACGAGGGGAACCTGATTGTCGCCAGCGGCGGCGGCGAAGGCGATGGCATAACGCTCTGGAATACCCGAACATCAACTGTTGCCGGCAATATCATTGGGCTGAACAAGAATGCTGATGCTACCACCGGTTTTGGTAATGCGCGCAATGGCATCCTGATCACCGTACAGGCTTCCGGCAATACCATCGGCACCAATGGCAATGGCGCTTCGGATGCACTGGAAGGCAATATCATTGGCTTTAGCGGACAGCGCGGTATTGTGGTGCTGCAATCAGACGACAATATCATTGCCGGTAATCTGATTGGCCTGGGCCTTGCTGATGTGCCGGCCGCTAACACCCAACAGGGTATCTACCTGCTCAACAGCTCCGGCACCCGCATCGGTACGGACGGCCTGGGCGATAACAGCGCAGAAGGCAATACCATCTGCTTTAACGGTATTGGCGGTATCCTGGTCAGCTCCGAGTCCTTTGGTGGTTTTGATGGCGACTGCAACGATAACGTCATTGCAGGTAATGCCATCGGCACCAACCAGGCAGCAACACTGAATGGCGGTAACCTGGGTTATGGCATTTATTTCGCACGCTCCAACCCCGGCTATACTGTGAACAACAACCTGGTGGGTTCAAATTATGACGGCCTCGGTGATCCGGATGAACGCAACCTGATCCATAACAATACGGGTAACGGCATTGCCACAGATGGCTCTGTAGATGCCGTGTCCCTGGTGAATAACCAGTTTTCTGCCAATAGCTTCGCCAACAATGGCGGGCTGGGCATTGACCTGGGCAATAACAGCGTTACCATCAATGATGACGGCGATGGAGATGTAGGCCCCAATGGTTACTTCAATGCACCGGTGATCACTTCCGTGCAACTGACCGGCAGCAACGACCTGGTAATAGAAGGTTTTTCCCGGCCCAACAGCGTCATTGAATTTTATATTGCCGATGCAGGACCTAATCAGCCCGCCGGATTCCTGAAGGATTTTGGTGAAGGCCAGACCCTGATTGTGCGTGTACAGGACGATGGTTCCCTGGATGTGCCCGATGAAAATATCGGCGGCACCGGTACCTATGATGGCACCATGGAAGGTTCAGGCGCCGGCGGCACCCGCTCGGAAGCTGCTTTCCGTTTTACTATCCCTTCCTTCCTGTTCCCGGCAGGCGCTACCATCAATGCCAGCACCCGGATCACGGCCCTGGCTTTTGCCAGCGCCACAACGCCTTCCAGCACTTCTGAATTCAGTGGCGTGGCCACTATAGTAGTTACCCCGGTAACCCTGCTGGACTTCAGCGCCCAGTTGAACAATAAGAATGTACTGGTGAAATGGCGCACTACCAACGAGGTCAACAACAGTCATTTTGAAGTCCTGAAAAGTACGGATGGCAGCCTGTACACCAGCATTGGTACTGTGCTTCCCCAATCCGGTACTGTCAATGAGTATAGTTTCCTGGATGCCGGTATCACTGCACCCGTTAACTATTATCGCCTGAAACAGGTGGATATTGATGGTCGGTCCACGCTGAGCAAAATACTTTCTGTCCGGGCCGACCTGGGCACGCTGGTGGCCAAAGCCACTCCCAATCCTTTCAGCAGTTTCCTCAATCTATCCTACCAGCTGAAACGCACAGAACCCTTACGACTGCGTTTGTTCAACCTGGCTGGCGTACCATTGCGGACCTATACCCTGAAAGGCGCTGCGGGAGTAAATACCATGCAGCTGACAGACCTGGACAACCTGCCCAAAGGCGTGTATATACTGGAACTGAGTGGTGAGCAACTGCAGTTCCGCCAACAGCTGATCAAACAATAA
- the glgB gene encoding 1,4-alpha-glucan branching protein GlgB: MIPLATGKYEDIHFVDSTKPVWNYSLFSEEDIHNFQQGTHYGLYNLFGAQPRTVLDQPGYYFAVWAPNATYISVIGHFNNWDTEAHPLFVRLDKSGIWEGFIPGLPKGEAYKYHIHGFKGRKMDKGDPFANFWECRPYTASITWNLEYQWQDKEWMNVRRQHNGLNAPWSVYEVHLASWMRPDKHNEESYNSYDSIRERLVPYVKEMGFTHVEFMPVNEHPFDGSWGYQGTGYFAPTSRFGDPQGFMQLVDEFHKEGIGVLLDWVPSHFPYDAHGLFMFDGDHTYEYKDMRKGFHPDWNSYIFNYKRGEVKSFLISSARYWLDKYHADGIRVDAVSSMLKLNYSRSTGQWEPNEYGGDGNLEAIAFIKDLNETIFRDFPDTQTIAEEATDWPGVSRPTYTDGLGFGMKWMMGWMHDTLNYFKIDPVHRPYHQDKFAFSMMYYYDENFMLPLSHDEVVHGKSPMLYKMPGDDWQKFANLRTLYTYMFTHPGGKLLFMGNEFGATSEWNYKSELQWDLLQFDSHRLLKDCVRDLNALLRAEPALYENQFNIFGFEWVDLSHRNECVIVYRRKGRLPENDLLVILNLTPTVRMDWKVYATGKEVWKEIFNSDDKKYWGTGDVFNPEIGTTLVDKKEGLYEINVHLPPLGAVVLK, translated from the coding sequence ATGATCCCCTTGGCTACCGGTAAATACGAAGACATCCATTTTGTAGACAGCACCAAACCGGTGTGGAACTACTCCTTATTCTCCGAAGAAGATATCCATAATTTTCAGCAGGGCACCCACTACGGCCTGTATAATTTGTTCGGCGCACAGCCACGCACTGTGCTGGACCAGCCCGGTTATTATTTTGCCGTCTGGGCTCCCAACGCCACCTATATTTCCGTCATCGGACATTTCAATAACTGGGATACCGAAGCACACCCTTTGTTTGTGCGGCTGGATAAATCCGGTATCTGGGAAGGGTTCATCCCCGGCCTGCCCAAAGGCGAGGCCTATAAATACCATATCCACGGCTTCAAAGGCCGGAAGATGGACAAAGGCGATCCCTTTGCCAATTTCTGGGAATGCAGGCCCTATACCGCTTCCATTACCTGGAACCTGGAATACCAGTGGCAGGACAAGGAATGGATGAATGTACGCCGGCAGCACAATGGCCTCAACGCTCCCTGGAGCGTGTACGAGGTTCACCTGGCCAGCTGGATGCGGCCCGATAAGCACAACGAGGAAAGCTATAACAGCTATGACAGCATCCGCGAGCGCCTGGTGCCCTACGTAAAGGAAATGGGCTTCACCCATGTGGAATTCATGCCGGTCAACGAACATCCCTTTGATGGCAGCTGGGGGTACCAGGGCACCGGTTATTTTGCCCCCACTTCCCGCTTCGGCGATCCGCAGGGCTTCATGCAGCTGGTAGACGAGTTCCATAAGGAAGGTATCGGCGTACTGCTGGACTGGGTACCCTCGCATTTTCCCTATGACGCACACGGGCTCTTCATGTTTGATGGCGACCATACCTACGAATACAAGGATATGCGCAAGGGCTTTCACCCCGACTGGAACAGTTATATCTTCAACTATAAACGCGGCGAGGTAAAATCATTCCTGATCAGCAGCGCCCGTTACTGGCTGGATAAATACCATGCGGACGGTATCCGCGTAGATGCCGTAAGCTCCATGCTCAAGCTCAACTATTCCCGCTCAACCGGGCAATGGGAACCCAATGAATATGGGGGAGATGGGAACCTGGAAGCTATTGCTTTCATTAAGGATCTCAATGAGACCATCTTCCGCGATTTCCCGGATACCCAGACCATTGCCGAAGAAGCCACCGACTGGCCCGGCGTTTCCCGCCCAACCTATACCGACGGCCTGGGCTTTGGCATGAAATGGATGATGGGCTGGATGCATGACACCCTCAACTATTTTAAGATAGATCCCGTTCACCGGCCCTATCACCAGGATAAGTTCGCATTCAGTATGATGTATTACTATGATGAGAACTTTATGCTGCCCCTCAGTCATGATGAAGTGGTGCATGGCAAAAGCCCCATGCTGTATAAAATGCCGGGGGACGACTGGCAGAAATTTGCCAACCTGCGCACCCTCTACACCTATATGTTCACCCATCCCGGCGGCAAACTGCTGTTCATGGGTAATGAATTTGGCGCCACCAGTGAGTGGAACTATAAGAGTGAGCTGCAATGGGATCTCCTGCAATTTGATTCACACCGCCTCCTGAAAGATTGCGTCAGGGACCTCAACGCCCTGCTCCGCGCCGAACCGGCCCTCTACGAGAACCAGTTCAATATCTTCGGCTTTGAATGGGTAGACCTCAGCCACCGCAATGAATGTGTGATCGTTTACCGCCGCAAGGGCCGCCTGCCGGAAAACGATCTCCTGGTCATACTTAACCTGACGCCTACCGTCAGAATGGACTGGAAAGTATACGCTACCGGTAAAGAGGTGTGGAAAGAAATCTTCAATAGTGACGATAAAAAGTATTGGGGCACAGGAGATGTGTTTAACCCAGAGATTGGCACTACACTTGTTGATAAAAAGGAGGGACTCTATGAAATAAATGTTCACCTGCCCCCGTTAGGGGCCGTAGTTCTGAAATAA
- a CDS encoding type II toxin-antitoxin system prevent-host-death family antitoxin — MKVVNYSEFRKNLAQNLNAVNMDKEIVIVSRTQGKSVVVMDLDEYNAIQEMLHLTGTRSNRKRLEEAVAEMNKNKFVRNKLIEK, encoded by the coding sequence ATGAAAGTTGTAAACTATTCCGAATTCAGAAAAAATCTTGCACAGAACTTAAATGCTGTAAACATGGATAAAGAGATCGTCATTGTTTCCAGGACGCAGGGAAAAAGTGTGGTAGTGATGGATCTGGATGAATACAACGCCATCCAGGAAATGCTTCACCTCACCGGTACCAGGTCCAACCGCAAACGCCTTGAAGAGGCCGTTGCAGAAATGAACAAAAACAAGTTTGTCAGGAATAAACTAATTGAAAAATAG
- a CDS encoding glucose-1-phosphate adenylyltransferase — MSKKVIAVILGGGAGTRLYPLTASRSKPAVPIAGKYRLVDIPISNCINSGINRMFVLTQYNSASLNKHIKNTYHFSVFSSAFVDILAAEQTPDSTSWYQGTADAVRQSLRHLSQHDCEYVLILSGDQLYQMDFQKMLNDHIEKNADITIATIPVAGREASDFGILKADQDQTITAFTEKPKADLLPDWVSDTGEDMQRQGRNYLASMGIYIFNRKLLIDLLMDVYKDYTDFGKEILPKSLETYKVISYQYDGYWTDIGHIYSFFEANLALTQDIPPFNLFDNSNAVYTRARMLPPAKISGTTLEKTIIAEGCIINASRIENSVIGIRSRIGHGSTIVSSYIMGSDYFETIEEMSSSTQKGLPKLGIGERCYIKNAIIDKNCRIGNDVRINGSPNMDNTDHSLYTIKDGVVVVKKGAILPDGFVI, encoded by the coding sequence ATGAGTAAAAAAGTGATTGCTGTCATTCTCGGAGGTGGCGCCGGCACACGCCTGTATCCACTGACGGCAAGCCGTTCCAAACCCGCTGTTCCTATTGCCGGTAAATACAGGTTGGTGGACATCCCCATTTCGAATTGTATCAACTCCGGCATCAACCGGATGTTTGTGCTGACCCAGTACAATTCCGCATCGCTCAATAAACACATTAAGAATACTTACCATTTCAGTGTCTTCAGCAGCGCCTTCGTGGATATCCTTGCGGCCGAGCAAACCCCGGACAGCACCAGCTGGTACCAGGGTACTGCCGATGCCGTAAGGCAGTCCCTCCGCCACCTGAGCCAGCATGATTGTGAATATGTGCTGATCCTCTCCGGCGACCAGCTCTACCAGATGGACTTCCAGAAGATGCTGAATGACCATATCGAAAAGAACGCAGACATCACCATCGCCACCATTCCCGTGGCCGGCCGTGAAGCCTCCGATTTCGGTATCCTGAAAGCAGACCAGGACCAGACCATCACCGCTTTCACCGAAAAGCCCAAGGCGGATCTGCTGCCCGACTGGGTCAGCGATACCGGCGAGGACATGCAACGCCAGGGCAGGAACTACCTGGCTTCCATGGGTATCTATATCTTCAACCGCAAGCTCCTTATAGACCTCCTAATGGACGTATATAAGGACTATACCGACTTCGGTAAGGAGATCCTGCCAAAATCACTGGAGACCTATAAGGTCATCAGCTACCAGTATGATGGCTACTGGACCGATATCGGCCATATCTACTCCTTCTTTGAAGCCAACCTGGCCCTCACGCAGGATATTCCGCCTTTTAACCTGTTTGATAATTCCAACGCCGTATATACACGCGCCCGCATGCTGCCGCCCGCCAAGATCAGCGGCACCACGCTGGAAAAGACCATCATCGCCGAAGGCTGTATCATCAATGCCAGCCGCATTGAGAACAGCGTGATCGGTATCCGCAGCCGTATCGGCCACGGCAGTACCATTGTCAGCAGTTATATCATGGGCTCGGATTATTTTGAGACCATCGAGGAAATGAGCAGCAGCACACAGAAAGGACTGCCCAAGCTGGGTATCGGGGAACGCTGCTATATCAAAAATGCCATCATTGATAAGAACTGCCGCATCGGGAACGATGTGCGCATCAACGGCAGCCCCAATATGGACAATACTGATCATTCCCTCTATACCATTAAAGATGGTGTGGTGGTAGTGAAAAAAGGCGCCATATTACCGGATGGCTTCGTGATCTGA